From one Dyella sp. 2HG41-7 genomic stretch:
- the rimK gene encoding 30S ribosomal protein S6--L-glutamate ligase, which translates to MKIAVLSRNARLYSTQRLVEVARERGHVVRVLDPLRCYVRIAPGEVEIRYKGKALHDIDAAIPRIGTSSTFYGTAVLRQLEMMGVYTPNSSDAVLRARDKLRCLQILSAKGLDMPVTVFGDNPDDTTDVLDMLGDPPHVIKLNEGSQGTGVVLAEKRSASQSVVEAFRGLYANFLVQEFIAEAKGSDLRCFVVGGQVVAAMQREAVPGEFRANLHRGGTAVVAKLTPAERRISIDAAEALGLGIAGVDLLRSKRGPLVLEVNASPGLEGIEAASGVNVAEHIILHLEQHCGKRRKRASSRAFTQ; encoded by the coding sequence ATGAAAATCGCCGTCCTTTCGCGCAACGCGCGGCTGTATTCCACGCAACGCCTGGTCGAGGTGGCGCGCGAACGCGGGCACGTGGTGCGCGTGCTCGATCCGCTGCGCTGCTACGTGCGTATCGCGCCGGGCGAAGTGGAAATTCGCTACAAGGGCAAAGCGCTGCACGATATCGACGCGGCCATCCCGCGCATCGGCACATCGAGCACGTTCTATGGCACAGCCGTGTTGCGCCAGCTCGAAATGATGGGCGTGTACACGCCCAATTCGTCCGACGCGGTGCTGCGTGCGCGCGACAAACTGCGCTGCTTGCAGATCCTGTCCGCGAAAGGTCTGGACATGCCGGTCACCGTGTTCGGCGACAACCCTGACGACACCACCGATGTGCTGGACATGCTCGGCGACCCACCGCACGTGATCAAACTCAACGAAGGCAGCCAAGGCACCGGCGTGGTGCTGGCGGAAAAGCGCAGCGCATCGCAAAGCGTGGTGGAAGCGTTCCGCGGCCTGTACGCCAACTTCCTCGTGCAGGAATTTATCGCCGAAGCCAAGGGCAGCGATCTGCGCTGTTTCGTGGTGGGCGGCCAGGTGGTGGCAGCCATGCAGCGCGAAGCGGTTCCCGGAGAATTTCGCGCCAACCTGCATCGCGGCGGCACCGCCGTCGTCGCCAAATTGACGCCGGCCGAGCGGCGGATTTCCATCGATGCCGCCGAAGCCCTTGGCCTGGGGATCGCCGGCGTCGATCTATTGCGCTCCAAGCGCGGTCCGCTGGTGCTGGAAGTGAACGCGTCGCCAGGCTTGGAAGGGATCGAAGCGGCTTCAGGTGTGAATGTGGCCGAGCACATCATCCTGCACCTGGAGCAGCACTGCGGCAAACGCCGTAAACGCGCGTCCTCGCGCGCATTCACGCAGTGA
- a CDS encoding RimK/LysX family protein — protein sequence MAEAITLGWRERLALPQFGIASLKVKLDTGARSSSLHVDQLETFTRDGNTWLRFMVGLGRRSGRQVLCEAPACDRRVVVDTGGGRSERWFIRTDVMLAGERFEVDINLTDRRHMLFPMLLGRTALVGRFLVNPALSYTLPKPAHLTMDKP from the coding sequence ATGGCGGAAGCAATCACCCTCGGTTGGCGGGAACGACTGGCATTGCCTCAGTTCGGCATCGCCTCCCTCAAGGTTAAACTCGATACGGGCGCGCGCAGCAGTTCGCTGCATGTGGACCAGTTGGAAACCTTTACCCGCGACGGCAATACCTGGCTGCGATTCATGGTGGGCCTGGGGCGCCGTTCAGGGCGTCAGGTGCTTTGCGAAGCGCCGGCTTGCGACCGTCGCGTGGTGGTCGACACCGGCGGCGGACGCAGCGAGCGCTGGTTTATCCGTACCGACGTGATGCTGGCCGGCGAGCGTTTTGAAGTTGACATAAATCTGACGGATCGTCGGCACATGCTGTTTCCTATGCTATTGGGGCGCACCGCGCTGGTTGGGCGCTTCCTCGTCAACCCAGCACTTTCCTATACGTTGCCCAAGCCCGCGCACCTCACGATGGATAAGCCATGA
- a CDS encoding DUF6600 domain-containing protein has translation MRALMAVVSFSRGWRMLLATLLLICASLAWAQSDDSQPGDAGDPPARVARLSYATGDLGLMPSGSTDWSAADVNRPLTNGDKLSSGADARAELDLGGASLRINSQSDVGVLNLNDQIGQFELTQGTVNLTVRNIDQGATYEIDTPTLALVVNQPGTFRIDVGANGNGTTITVIDGGGIVYGENNAQRDVFSGRTYEVADSTLNNITVSDIQGRDEFDAWCNDRDAQYANTDNTQQQYVSSDVVGAQDLNQYGDWQQDEDYGNVWYPTTVVAGWAPYQNGHWVWIGPWGWTWVDAMPWGFAPYHYGRWAYIRNRWGWIPCPPRARPIYAPALVAFVGMGAGGPVGWFPLGPHEVYNPWYRASRGYYTNVNVTNIAISRNYNQTTVINNIHNQYNYYRDGRPVTGVDYVNRNAPHAFTAVPAQAFASARNVRSSQMHVDPQQWAHASVVAPTALQRPSSASFGQPRNANMRPLPAAGFNRPVVAVNAPSPSVAANASFRAGQPASNVRMLGVQPRNVPNVVSGRSYPRYATPGEQPQNVPAPRQAPQPLPQVPHFAPAQQIQQVQQAPHYAPAQPSFEQQQREREATMEQQQQQQRQRDAAIEQQRMEAVQRERQYTPEQPRQYVPQQQPRQYEPQPNPSYRPQPYQYQAPPQYARPEMSHPAQQPHPQNAPQPHYAPPAKNDNQQH, from the coding sequence ATGCGTGCGCTCATGGCTGTTGTGTCTTTCTCGCGCGGCTGGCGAATGCTGCTGGCCACGTTGCTTCTGATCTGCGCCAGCTTGGCATGGGCCCAATCGGACGATAGCCAGCCAGGCGATGCCGGCGATCCACCCGCGCGCGTCGCGCGACTTTCTTACGCCACCGGCGATCTGGGTTTGATGCCCTCCGGCAGCACCGATTGGAGCGCTGCCGACGTCAACCGGCCCCTAACCAACGGCGACAAGTTATCCAGCGGCGCGGATGCGCGCGCCGAGTTGGATCTCGGTGGCGCATCGTTGCGCATCAACAGCCAGAGCGATGTCGGCGTACTCAATCTCAACGACCAGATCGGCCAGTTCGAACTGACGCAAGGTACGGTAAATCTCACCGTGCGCAATATCGATCAAGGCGCGACCTACGAGATCGACACGCCGACGCTGGCGCTGGTCGTCAATCAACCCGGCACCTTTCGTATCGATGTAGGCGCCAATGGCAACGGCACGACGATCACCGTGATCGACGGCGGCGGCATCGTCTACGGCGAAAACAACGCGCAGCGCGATGTGTTCAGCGGCCGCACCTATGAAGTTGCCGATTCCACGTTGAACAACATCACGGTGAGCGATATCCAAGGTCGCGACGAGTTCGATGCGTGGTGCAACGATCGCGATGCGCAATACGCCAACACCGACAACACGCAACAGCAATACGTGTCGAGCGATGTCGTGGGTGCGCAAGATCTCAACCAATACGGCGATTGGCAGCAAGACGAGGACTACGGCAACGTGTGGTATCCCACCACCGTCGTAGCCGGTTGGGCGCCGTATCAAAACGGACACTGGGTCTGGATCGGGCCGTGGGGTTGGACCTGGGTCGACGCCATGCCGTGGGGTTTCGCGCCGTATCACTACGGTCGTTGGGCTTACATTCGCAATCGCTGGGGATGGATTCCGTGCCCCCCGCGCGCGCGTCCGATCTACGCGCCTGCGCTAGTGGCTTTCGTCGGCATGGGCGCCGGCGGACCGGTGGGTTGGTTCCCGCTCGGACCGCATGAAGTTTACAACCCGTGGTATCGCGCATCGCGCGGTTATTACACCAACGTCAACGTCACCAATATCGCGATCAGTCGCAACTACAACCAGACGACGGTGATCAACAACATCCACAATCAATACAACTACTACCGCGATGGTCGCCCGGTCACCGGCGTGGATTATGTGAACCGCAACGCGCCGCATGCGTTCACCGCCGTTCCGGCGCAGGCGTTTGCCAGCGCGCGCAACGTGCGAAGCAGCCAGATGCACGTGGATCCGCAGCAATGGGCGCATGCCTCGGTCGTCGCGCCTACGGCATTGCAACGTCCTTCGTCGGCAAGCTTCGGTCAACCGCGCAACGCCAATATGCGACCGCTGCCGGCGGCCGGATTCAATCGCCCGGTGGTTGCGGTGAATGCGCCTTCGCCTTCGGTCGCGGCGAATGCATCGTTTCGTGCGGGTCAACCGGCATCGAATGTACGCATGCTCGGTGTGCAGCCGCGCAACGTGCCGAATGTGGTGTCGGGTCGCAGCTATCCGCGCTATGCGACGCCTGGCGAGCAACCGCAAAACGTGCCGGCTCCGCGCCAAGCTCCGCAGCCGTTGCCGCAGGTTCCGCATTTCGCGCCCGCGCAGCAGATTCAGCAGGTGCAACAGGCGCCGCACTATGCGCCGGCGCAACCGTCGTTCGAACAACAGCAACGTGAGCGCGAAGCGACTATGGAGCAGCAGCAACAGCAGCAACGCCAGCGCGACGCCGCCATCGAGCAACAGCGTATGGAGGCCGTGCAGCGCGAGCGTCAATACACGCCGGAACAACCGCGCCAGTACGTTCCCCAGCAACAACCGCGTCAATACGAGCCGCAGCCGAATCCGTCGTATCGACCGCAGCCGTATCAGTATCAGGCTCCGCCGCAATACGCACGCCCAGAAATGTCGCATCCGGCGCAACAGCCGCATCCGCAAAATGCGCCGCAACCTCACTATGCGCCACCGGCCAAAAACGACAACCAGCAGCATTGA
- the thiS gene encoding sulfur carrier protein ThiS, with protein MQISLNGHPRDCADNLTVTQLLHEAGYAGRRVAVEVNHEIVPRSQHDGHALREGDRVEIVHAIGGG; from the coding sequence ATGCAGATCAGCTTGAATGGCCATCCGCGCGATTGCGCAGACAACCTCACCGTCACCCAGCTCCTCCACGAAGCCGGCTACGCCGGACGGCGTGTTGCGGTGGAGGTGAATCACGAAATTGTTCCGCGCAGCCAGCACGACGGCCATGCCTTGCGTGAGGGCGACCGCGTGGAAATCGTCCATGCCATCGGTGGCGGCTGA
- a CDS encoding thiazole synthase — translation MNIKTHDTTDSLVIAGKSYGSRLLTGTGKYKDLDETRRATLAAGAEIVTAAIRRVNLGQDPNAPSLLDALPPNEFTLLPNTAGCYNAVDAVRTCKLARELLDGHKLVKLEVLGDERTLFPDVVETLKAAEQLVADGFDVMVYTSDDPILAKKLEQIGCVAVMPLAAPIGSGLGIQNRYNLLEIIENAKVPIIVDAGVGTASDAAIAMELGCDGVLMNTAIAGAKDPVLMAHAMKLAIEAGRAAFRAGRIPRKRFASASSPIDGTIG, via the coding sequence ATGAACATCAAAACCCACGACACCACCGATTCCCTGGTCATCGCCGGCAAAAGCTACGGCTCGCGTTTGCTCACCGGCACGGGCAAATACAAAGATCTCGACGAAACGCGACGCGCCACGCTGGCTGCCGGCGCGGAAATCGTTACGGCGGCCATCCGTCGCGTGAATCTTGGGCAAGATCCGAATGCGCCCAGCCTGCTCGACGCCCTGCCGCCCAACGAATTCACCCTGCTGCCCAATACTGCGGGCTGCTACAACGCGGTCGATGCGGTGCGCACCTGCAAACTCGCGCGCGAGCTGTTGGACGGCCACAAACTGGTGAAGCTGGAAGTGCTCGGCGACGAACGCACGCTATTTCCCGACGTCGTCGAAACATTGAAGGCCGCCGAACAATTGGTCGCCGACGGTTTCGACGTGATGGTCTACACCAGCGACGATCCCATCCTTGCCAAGAAGCTCGAACAAATCGGCTGCGTGGCGGTGATGCCACTGGCGGCGCCGATCGGTTCCGGTCTCGGCATCCAGAATCGCTACAACCTGCTGGAAATCATCGAGAACGCAAAAGTGCCGATCATTGTCGACGCCGGCGTGGGCACGGCTTCCGATGCCGCGATCGCGATGGAATTGGGTTGCGACGGCGTGCTGATGAATACCGCCATCGCCGGCGCCAAAGATCCGGTGTTGATGGCGCATGCGATGAAGCTAGCGATCGAAGCAGGCCGCGCGGCGTTTCGCGCAGGACGCATTCCGCGTAAACGGTTTGCGTCGGCTTCCAGCCCGATTGACGGCACGATTGGCTAA
- the trmB gene encoding tRNA (guanosine(46)-N7)-methyltransferase TrmB gives MSNDHDTTNHLRRIRSFVLREGRMTPAQERAFQTHWARFGVDFTGNVQDFDARFGRHAPRVLEIGFGNGEALAWASEHDLARDYIGVEVHGPGVGRLMNALAARDATNVRLYKHDAVEVLEQEIAPGSLSEVRIWFPDPWHKKRHNKRRIVQPAFVALLASRVAPGGLLHLATDWEPYAQHMLDVMEGAPDWRNDIGPGQYAEKPDWRIETHFERRGLKLGHGVWDLLYRRDPRA, from the coding sequence ATGAGCAACGATCACGACACCACCAACCACCTGCGCCGTATCCGCAGCTTCGTGCTGCGCGAAGGCCGCATGACGCCCGCGCAAGAGCGTGCCTTCCAAACGCATTGGGCGCGCTTTGGCGTCGACTTCACCGGCAACGTGCAAGACTTCGACGCGCGTTTCGGTCGCCATGCGCCGCGTGTGCTGGAGATCGGCTTCGGCAATGGCGAAGCGCTGGCGTGGGCCAGCGAGCACGATCTGGCTCGCGATTACATCGGCGTGGAAGTGCACGGCCCCGGCGTCGGTCGACTGATGAATGCACTGGCTGCGCGCGATGCGACCAATGTGCGCCTCTACAAGCATGACGCGGTGGAAGTGCTGGAACAGGAGATCGCCCCTGGCTCCTTGAGCGAGGTGCGTATTTGGTTTCCCGATCCCTGGCACAAGAAGCGCCACAACAAGCGGCGCATCGTGCAGCCAGCGTTCGTCGCCCTGCTCGCCTCACGCGTCGCGCCCGGCGGCCTGCTGCACCTTGCTACCGACTGGGAACCGTACGCGCAACACATGCTGGACGTGATGGAAGGCGCGCCGGATTGGCGTAACGACATCGGGCCAGGACAATACGCCGAGAAGCCGGATTGGCGCATCGAAACGCACTTCGAGCGGCGTGGGCTGAAGCTGGGGCACGGCGTGTGGGATCTGCTCTATAGGCGCGATCCTCGCGCATAG
- a CDS encoding SLC13 family permease: MILVLGLVCFTMLMLVLEWIRADMVALLVVVVIGLTGLIPSDRVFNGFAGNAVIAIIAIMIMGAGLDRAGVLGLTAQFVMRMARGKESRLGVVINSVTSLFSAVIPSQALAALMIPVTSRLSARTGVPISRLLLPMAFCILTATNTTLIANSPLIVLNDLIASANANLPPGAQTVPKFGLFSVTPVGLALAVAGVLFFYLYTNKLLPEREDERQKVTPGRTESYFAETYGIVGETAELTVTAESPLVGMSIGEVEQLHGAPLILAIKSANDARMAPPADQVIWVGSVLGVLGPRDELNRFANNQLCKVSPRMRQLAELFNPTRAGISEAVIPPNSRFLKQSVGDLRLRKRYGISVLAVTRGEQVYRDDLRSVSLRTGDTLVLHSSWKALQDVSEDKDLVVVTDIPREEQRPNKVWQAVGFFLLAKSLALFTNLDLSIAMMTGAIGMLLTGVLNMDEAYRAVNWKTIFVTACLIPLGWSMDTTGTAAWVAQEVLVHLGHASPWILQTSLAILTLLFSQVMSNVGATVMMVPVAISVAVATGGNPSAYALIVAVSSSNTFLLSSGHPALMMVTGPGDYSGKDFLRAGIPLTFIVLVITLVAINLMFR, translated from the coding sequence ATGATTCTGGTGTTGGGGCTGGTGTGTTTCACCATGCTCATGCTGGTGCTGGAATGGATTCGGGCCGACATGGTGGCCTTGCTGGTGGTGGTAGTGATCGGCCTCACTGGCCTCATTCCCTCCGATCGCGTGTTCAACGGTTTCGCCGGTAACGCTGTGATCGCCATCATCGCGATCATGATCATGGGCGCCGGGCTCGATCGCGCCGGCGTGCTCGGACTTACCGCGCAATTCGTGATGCGTATGGCGCGCGGCAAAGAATCGCGCCTCGGCGTCGTCATCAACTCTGTCACCAGTCTGTTCAGTGCGGTGATTCCGAGCCAGGCGCTTGCGGCGCTGATGATTCCCGTCACCAGTCGCCTGTCCGCGCGCACCGGCGTGCCGATCTCGCGTCTGTTGCTGCCGATGGCGTTCTGCATTCTTACCGCCACCAACACCACGTTGATCGCGAACTCGCCGCTGATCGTTCTCAACGACCTCATCGCCAGCGCCAACGCCAACCTGCCGCCGGGCGCGCAAACGGTGCCGAAGTTCGGGCTCTTCAGCGTGACGCCGGTGGGTCTCGCGCTGGCTGTCGCCGGCGTGCTGTTCTTTTATCTCTACACCAATAAACTTTTGCCGGAACGCGAAGACGAACGGCAGAAAGTGACGCCTGGTCGTACCGAAAGTTACTTCGCCGAAACCTACGGCATCGTGGGCGAAACGGCGGAGCTGACGGTGACGGCGGAAAGTCCGCTGGTCGGCATGAGCATCGGCGAAGTGGAACAACTGCACGGCGCGCCGCTGATCCTCGCCATCAAGAGCGCTAACGATGCGCGCATGGCGCCGCCGGCCGATCAAGTGATCTGGGTCGGTTCGGTGCTCGGCGTGCTTGGTCCGCGCGACGAATTGAATCGCTTCGCCAACAATCAACTCTGCAAAGTGTCGCCGCGCATGCGGCAGTTGGCCGAACTGTTCAACCCGACGCGCGCCGGTATTTCCGAGGCAGTGATTCCGCCGAACTCGCGTTTTCTCAAGCAATCGGTGGGCGATCTTCGCTTGCGCAAACGCTACGGCATTTCGGTGCTTGCGGTAACGCGCGGCGAGCAGGTGTATCGCGACGATCTGCGCTCGGTGAGTTTGCGCACGGGCGACACGCTGGTGCTGCACTCGAGTTGGAAAGCGCTGCAAGACGTCTCGGAAGACAAAGACCTGGTCGTCGTCACCGACATCCCGCGCGAAGAGCAGCGCCCAAACAAAGTTTGGCAAGCGGTGGGTTTCTTTCTGTTGGCGAAAAGCCTGGCGCTGTTCACCAACCTCGACTTGTCCATCGCCATGATGACCGGCGCCATCGGCATGCTGCTCACTGGCGTGTTGAACATGGACGAGGCCTATCGCGCAGTGAACTGGAAAACCATCTTCGTTACCGCCTGCTTGATTCCGCTCGGTTGGTCGATGGATACCACCGGCACTGCCGCATGGGTAGCGCAGGAAGTGCTGGTGCATCTCGGGCATGCATCGCCGTGGATTCTGCAGACGTCGCTCGCCATTCTCACCTTGCTGTTTTCGCAGGTGATGTCGAACGTGGGCGCCACGGTGATGATGGTGCCGGTGGCGATCAGCGTGGCGGTCGCCACGGGCGGCAATCCATCCGCGTATGCGTTGATCGTCGCGGTGTCATCGTCCAACACGTTCCTGCTGAGCTCTGGTCACCCGGCCTTGATGATGGTCACCGGCCCCGGCGATTACAGCGGCAAGGATTTTTTGCGTGCGGGCATACCGCTTACGTTTATCGTGCTGGTGATTACGCTGGTGGCCATCAACCTGATGTTCCGCTAA
- a CDS encoding Rieske (2Fe-2S) protein: protein MDTATSPRRLCRLDDMPDGEAIALDVALPEGEESVILLRLGHHVNAWLNICPHAGRRLDWAPGKFLVSKGMLVCAAHGAAFNVQNGDCIGGPCKGESLRAVPVRVEHGDVLLDV from the coding sequence ATGGATACAGCCACCTCTCCCCGCCGCCTTTGCCGGCTTGACGACATGCCCGATGGCGAGGCGATCGCGCTAGACGTGGCGCTGCCCGAAGGCGAAGAGAGCGTGATCCTGCTGAGGCTGGGCCATCACGTTAACGCCTGGCTGAACATCTGCCCGCATGCGGGCCGCCGCCTCGATTGGGCGCCGGGCAAGTTTCTGGTCTCCAAAGGCATGCTGGTGTGCGCAGCACATGGCGCGGCGTTCAATGTCCAGAACGGCGACTGCATTGGCGGACCGTGCAAGGGCGAAAGCCTGCGCGCTGTGCCAGTACGCGTGGAGCATGGCGACGTCTTGCTGGATGTCTGA
- a CDS encoding methylated-DNA--[protein]-cysteine S-methyltransferase: protein MRNSLATLDAPLEHVRALIERATEAPTLTALANAAKLSPSHLQRAFRRRYGMSPAEYHRARRFGQFKTALKQGAAVTDAVYDAGFGSGSRVYEHTNRLLGMTPASYRAGGAGASIRYTTTKTPLGQLLVAATAKGICSVTLGASDKALEQRLADEFPKATRERVDNGREEWLDAVIARIASELGWSDVEAPEMPPLDVAATAFQWRVWEALTRIPAGTTKSYGELAAMIGKPGAARAIGQACGSNRLALLVPCHRIVREDGSLGGWRWGVEFKRALLAREEQRSARSA, encoded by the coding sequence ATGCGTAACTCCCTCGCTACCCTCGATGCCCCACTGGAACACGTCCGCGCGCTGATCGAGCGCGCCACAGAAGCGCCTACGCTGACGGCGCTGGCCAACGCCGCCAAACTCAGCCCCAGCCATTTGCAGCGCGCCTTCCGTCGCCGCTATGGCATGAGTCCGGCCGAATACCATCGCGCGCGTCGCTTCGGTCAATTCAAAACTGCGTTGAAGCAAGGCGCCGCCGTCACCGATGCCGTATACGACGCCGGTTTCGGCTCCGGCAGCCGCGTTTACGAGCACACCAATCGTTTGCTCGGCATGACGCCGGCCAGCTATCGCGCTGGCGGTGCGGGCGCCAGCATTCGCTACACCACCACCAAGACGCCTTTAGGCCAGCTGCTGGTTGCCGCTACCGCCAAAGGCATCTGCTCCGTAACGCTCGGCGCGAGCGACAAGGCATTGGAGCAGCGACTGGCTGATGAATTTCCCAAGGCCACACGCGAACGCGTCGATAACGGACGCGAAGAATGGCTCGATGCCGTGATTGCCCGCATCGCCAGCGAACTGGGTTGGAGCGATGTCGAAGCGCCCGAGATGCCGCCGCTCGACGTCGCCGCAACCGCGTTTCAATGGCGCGTATGGGAAGCACTCACGCGTATTCCCGCAGGCACGACCAAGAGCTATGGAGAGCTTGCCGCAATGATTGGCAAGCCCGGTGCGGCGCGCGCAATCGGCCAGGCGTGCGGTAGCAATCGGCTTGCTTTGCTGGTGCCGTGCCATCGCATCGTTCGCGAGGATGGATCACTGGGCGGTTGGCGTTGGGGCGTGGAATTTAAGCGTGCGTTGCTAGCTCGCGAGGAACAGCGCAGCGCACGCTCCGCCTGA
- the yedA gene encoding drug/metabolite exporter YedA, with protein sequence MNDSANTLAATSDKSSTGTWVPLSMFALYIIWGSTYLGIRIALESYPPFLLAGLRFAVAGSLLFGYLRLRGVALPTARQWFNAAITGVLLLGFGNGLVCYAEESVSSGISAVAVASMPLFAAAFTSMYGEWPTRSETTGLLIGFVGVIVLNFGSALSGSHIGAVALIVASMAWAFGSVWSRRRDMPSGMMNTAAQMLCGSVALLVVGFLSGERLPSHPSAHATLAAAYLVVFGSLIAFSAYLYVLKHARPAFATSYAYVNPPVAVLFGVLLLGESVGPYDLVGMAIILVGVGTITLARVRRTR encoded by the coding sequence ATGAACGATTCCGCCAACACGCTCGCCGCAACCAGCGATAAAAGCAGCACCGGCACGTGGGTGCCCTTGTCGATGTTCGCTCTGTACATCATCTGGGGTTCCACGTACCTGGGCATACGCATCGCGCTGGAAAGCTATCCGCCGTTTCTCCTGGCGGGACTCCGTTTCGCGGTGGCCGGATCGCTATTGTTTGGCTATCTGCGTTTGCGCGGCGTCGCATTGCCCACCGCACGCCAATGGTTCAACGCGGCGATTACCGGCGTGCTTTTGCTGGGTTTCGGCAACGGCCTAGTGTGTTACGCCGAAGAGAGCGTGAGCTCGGGTATCTCCGCCGTGGCGGTGGCGAGCATGCCGTTGTTTGCGGCGGCATTCACGAGCATGTACGGCGAATGGCCGACACGGAGCGAAACCACGGGACTGCTTATCGGCTTCGTCGGCGTGATCGTGCTGAATTTCGGCAGCGCCTTGTCGGGCTCGCATATCGGCGCGGTCGCGCTGATCGTCGCATCCATGGCGTGGGCGTTCGGCTCGGTGTGGAGTCGCCGCCGCGATATGCCGTCAGGGATGATGAACACCGCGGCACAAATGCTGTGCGGTAGCGTCGCCTTGCTGGTCGTCGGATTTTTAAGCGGCGAGCGATTGCCATCGCATCCCAGCGCGCACGCCACGTTGGCGGCGGCGTATCTGGTGGTGTTCGGCTCGTTGATCGCATTCAGCGCGTACCTTTATGTACTCAAGCACGCGCGCCCTGCGTTTGCGACAAGCTATGCCTACGTCAATCCTCCCGTCGCAGTGCTGTTCGGCGTATTGCTGTTGGGCGAATCGGTAGGTCCTTACGACTTGGTCGGCATGGCGATTATTCTCGTCGGCGTCGGCACCATCACGCTGGCGCGCGTGCGACGCACGCGCTGA
- a CDS encoding TIGR00366 family protein has protein sequence MARAALRSAAWAERWFPDAWVFAALGVILIAAMVLAFGATPTATVNAFGDGFWSLIPFTMQMAFVVIGGYVVASAPIVARFIDALARIPRTGRGAICFVGLISMLASLLSWGFSLVFGGLLVRSLAKRTELRMDYRAAGAAAYLGLGAVWAMGLSSSAAQLQANPKSMPPGLLAITGVLPFGQTIFLWQSIVLTAVLIAVSLLICWLTAPSDTQARTAEDFAIAETTPSTLPPRSRPGEWLEYSPALSILIGLLGLGWLGYEFASKPVVTAIANLNTYNFLFLTIGLLLHWRPRSFLNAVTRAVPSTTGVLIQFPLYGGIAALLTHAPGADGATVAHRLSGLFVHIASTGSFPLVMGAYSAILGFFVPSGGGKWLVEAPYVMQAANDLHVHLGWAVQVYNAAEALPNLINPFWMLPLLGVLGLKARDVVGFTFMQLMVHVPLVLGLLWLLGLTLQYVAPVAPT, from the coding sequence ATGGCGCGCGCTGCTCTGCGCAGCGCTGCATGGGCGGAGCGCTGGTTTCCTGATGCATGGGTGTTTGCCGCATTGGGCGTCATTCTGATCGCTGCGATGGTGCTCGCGTTTGGCGCCACGCCTACGGCAACGGTCAATGCATTTGGCGATGGCTTTTGGAGCCTCATTCCTTTCACCATGCAGATGGCCTTTGTGGTGATCGGCGGATACGTGGTAGCCAGCGCTCCGATTGTGGCGCGTTTTATCGATGCGCTGGCGCGCATACCACGCACAGGACGCGGCGCCATCTGTTTCGTCGGCTTGATCAGCATGCTTGCCTCATTGCTTTCATGGGGCTTTTCGCTGGTGTTCGGCGGCTTGCTGGTGCGCTCGCTCGCCAAACGTACTGAGCTGCGCATGGACTATCGCGCTGCAGGCGCAGCGGCCTATCTCGGGCTTGGCGCAGTGTGGGCGATGGGTTTGTCTTCCTCGGCGGCGCAATTGCAGGCCAATCCCAAAAGCATGCCGCCGGGTTTGCTTGCCATTACCGGCGTACTGCCGTTTGGTCAAACGATTTTTCTATGGCAATCGATCGTGCTCACCGCCGTATTGATCGCGGTGTCGCTGTTGATCTGCTGGTTGACGGCGCCATCGGATACGCAGGCACGCACAGCTGAAGATTTCGCTATCGCTGAGACAACCCCATCGACACTGCCACCACGCAGCCGTCCCGGCGAATGGTTGGAATACAGCCCCGCGCTATCCATTCTCATTGGCTTGCTCGGACTTGGTTGGCTTGGCTACGAATTCGCGAGCAAACCCGTCGTCACCGCCATCGCCAATCTCAACACGTACAACTTTTTGTTCCTCACGATTGGATTGCTGCTGCACTGGCGACCGCGTAGCTTTCTCAACGCAGTGACGCGCGCCGTGCCGAGCACGACCGGCGTGCTTATCCAATTTCCGCTTTACGGCGGTATCGCCGCGTTGCTGACACATGCGCCTGGCGCCGATGGCGCAACAGTGGCGCATCGTCTTTCCGGCTTGTTCGTACATATCGCCTCGACCGGAAGTTTTCCGTTGGTGATGGGCGCGTACTCCGCCATTCTCGGTTTCTTCGTGCCGTCGGGCGGAGGCAAATGGTTGGTGGAAGCCCCGTACGTAATGCAAGCGGCCAACGATTTGCACGTGCATCTGGGCTGGGCTGTACAGGTCTACAACGCGGCCGAAGCGCTGCCGAATTTGATCAATCCGTTCTGGATGCTGCCGCTATTGGGCGTGCTTGGATTGAAAGCGCGCGATGTGGTGGGTTTCACCTTCATGCAACTGATGGTGCATGTACCGCTAGTGCTCGGCTTGCTATGGCTGCTTGGGTTGACGTTGCAGTACGTGGCGCCCGTAGCGCCCACGTGA